DNA from Acanthochromis polyacanthus isolate Apoly-LR-REF ecotype Palm Island chromosome 7, KAUST_Apoly_ChrSc, whole genome shotgun sequence:
GTCcttattttctacttttttgtaGCTCATCTGAAGTGCCAATGACGAAACGGACACATTAACGGCATATTTTTCTCAGATaatgtctgaaaaatgaaaagttaaTATTCAAAATAGAACCTTGTGTCAGTCAGCTGTCAAAAAAACAGGGAAGTTAATAAAAAGTaggtaaaattaaatgtttagaaGGAAACGCTTTGTTTGAGTTATCTCAACTACCCAGAAGCTCAGTAAATGAGACGCAGGTTTTTGTGTCTGGATCCTAAGGTTCTTGCAGACAGTTAGCAAGTAGATTTCATAGCTAACATGTTGATAATTTATAAGAAAAGGCAATCTGTGTATCTGGGGGtggcagagggaggaggaggaggggcagGCAATATGAGTAGTAATTTACTCAGTTAAGAGCCAAATGGCAGACAGACTGTCGCCCTGCATGTTATCGCAGAGATTTGCACTCTGCTCGTTTTCTCGCTATATTTCCctgcccgtgtgtgtgtgtgtgtgtgagagtatgtttgtgtgtagttttgtgtgcATATGCGCACAGTTGGGTAGTAGCTTTAGAGTGCCAGCATTatctgaacatttctgtgtATATTGTACTGTAAATGATGAAGTCTTTATTGCTTTACTACCTCTCATATGTGTACATACTGCTCCATGTTTGTTCATAAACTGAGATTACAGTAGATGACTGTAGGTGGATTTATTTATGGCTGCATGTGTTGGAGTTAGTATGTGCGTTTTACTTGTGTGTTTGTACTCATGTGAATgaatatgtgtgttttaacgAATCTTGGGAGGCTTCATTGCACTCATCAGGATATCAGTGTTGAGAAATGGCAGTGTCACTGCAGtgacagttgtgtgtgtgtgttacgaTTGATGGGCCTGAGCCTGACAGCAGCCATATTGTGGAGCgagagaaggatggagggatggagagaggaACAGGGGGAGGAGTATTGTAGCCCCCTCATCCTCACAGGTTAATATTGACACAGCCTGGGCAGATACAGTGCCTGAAGCGCTCATCAATCACTTTCAGTGGACCCATACAAATACACTCTTATACACACTCCCGCTCTGGCGATGAGAAGGACCACACACACTACATCATTACACATCTAACACTGCAGGAACACTGtgcatgacaaaaaacacatgtTCAAACATCACTGGCCTGTTTGGAGAAGTGAACATGACAAGAAATAGGTTTTATGaatgccaaacacacacacatgaatatcAAACTTCCTCTATTGGATTTGCCATACAGAtctcttttgttttaaaagttcTACTTAAATAAGCACAACAACAATTTTGAGaacttcacaaaacaaacagttgTACAGCAAATCTAGATTAATCAAGCAAATATGTTTTCAAAAGTACCACTTTGCACACTTTATGCGTAACCCTGCGTAGCAAATTATGGTTGCCATAAGATTGTTGTTAATCAtttcagagagaaagaaaaaacaagttcccttgacaaacaaaacaattaattaatgcaactttccatccatcaatcattgTGCGTGTCACTGAATTACCATAATCTGTGCATGGTGGCTGTTTTAAGAGCAAACAGTTAATTTCTAAACTATAAATCACAAAGTGTCTCTCTACCCCTCTGTGCGCTTTGACAGCTTCGTCTCTCATTGTTGCAGATGAAGTCTTACTTGAAACCACTTCAGTTTTactaaattcaattaaattaaatcataTGTGCAATGAAAGCCAGAGTCTAACAAAGTGTCCCATAGAGATGTAACCAAAATGTTAGGAaatgtttgttattgttttagGGCAATGTAACAAAATGTAatgtttgtcattgtgtttcccACTTTTAGGACTGGCATGGTTATGTGGATACGCTGAAATCATTCACTCATAGCCATGGATACGACAGTCTTGTGGTTCTCTTGTCCATCTGTGATACAGTTCATCATCCCCGCCAGCAGGTGGTGGTCTACTCAAGCAACACAGATATCTTAAACCAGGTAAATCAGCTGAGAGAACACTGAACAGACATCTATGTCAAGACTAAAGTACTTCTTTGTTAGAAAAAGCAATgtagaaatgctttttttccattagattgtttctatttttaatctTCCTTAACCCTAAGATAAAATATATCCTGTGATCAACACAAGGTTTGTGGAGAGGACTAAATGTGGGGATGCTTTTTTCTCTAAACAAGTCATATAGGACAGGAAGGGCATTAAAATAACATGACTGTCATTCCAGATTTGCTCTGAGTTGGAAGAGTCCTCCAGCTGGTCTCTGTCTGGTGAACTGGATCCTAGTGAGGGTCTTCAGGTCTACCACATTCCTATAAACACCTCGGCTTCCTCCGGTACTCCTCCGCTGCTGGAGGAAGAGATCCGAGGCATCCTTCAGGACTTCATCGACCGGCGGAGTTCTGTATTAGCTTGCCACCCGAGCAGTAGGACGTCTTCCACAGAGGGAGTAGCAGGCAGCGTGGAGTTCTCCCAGGGATCATCTGGTATCAATGACATGGATGGTTCTGACATAGAGAGAACCGATGGAGGCAATGGAGATGTGGTGGCAATAGCAAggtaaaaaatgtgtgtttcacagAAGTAGAAGAGCCTCAAGGAAAGTTTTGGGGTTCTTCACCTTTGGCACTGTGGAGGAAGCTTCAAAATGCTTCAATATGGCCCTTCCTTCATACCCCAAACATAACAAAAACTATTAgacaatgtttaaaatgtttctgaaaaaaGTAGAGAgactttttgtacattttgtcaaATAGGGAGGTTGGCATTAGTGTCAAGTTATTTGCACACAGATCTGTACACACAAAGTCTGACACAATTTGCAAATATATTCAAAGCCTACCTCTGAACCGTGCATCAAAAATATCTCTTAATATTGTTCAGAAGAGCTCCATAATTTACCACCAAAACACTATAACCCTTAAATATTTCTTCagtatgttttttatttgttggtgATGAAAAAAATGGTTGTGACTTCAAATAATGACTTCTCTctattatgtttttaaaatatcatttctgccacaacaataacactgagTTTTGACTTTGTCTTGCAGAGTACATAAAGATTCtgtatattttataaatattgcaattttcaaaaaatgttttatgttgcattaaaataaagcattaaaataCCGTCTGTCTTGAAATTCAGAGAGATTTTATTAGAtgcatttgaaatattttttaaagataaaacaaaTCAGATCCTACATGTGAGCTAGGCCTACACAATGCCATGAAAAAGTCCTCCAGAAATCTATTTTAATAAGGTTCCTCCAACAACTTGAAGGTTCTTCCAGGACCCCCCCATGCAAGCAAAGTTTGTTAAATATCTCCAGAGTTCCTTGAGGCTCTCTGACTACAAAgagaacagttttattttgtccaCTGCCAGTGAAACTCTTGAAACTACATATTCATTATTCATGATTTTAAGATTAAACATTGAATGCAGTGACAGTGTTGTTTTCTCTGTCAACAGGGTGATGGCAGATGCTGAAGAGGACACAGGAGGTGTAGGAGTCAGTGCTGGTGGGGAACTAGTAAGCCCTGACAGTGGGATGACAACCATTCGTAGCAGCCGGTCCTCCAAGGAGAGTTCAGTGTTTCTCAGTGATGACAGTCCAGTTGGTGAAGTTATAGCAGGTGGAGGTCCAGCAGCAGGACCAGTAGGACTCTTCCTCAGAAACCCCTCTCCTCTGGGGTTGtcgtctctctctcctcctgttcCACCTGAGAGGAGGAAACACCGCTCCAGCAGAAATAGGAGTGACAACTTTGACCTGTTTAGTTTTGATCCATTACATAGCAGCGAGCACTCCATGCCAACAGGAGGGGAACTGCCACATTCTGGAGACAGAGGAGATGAAGGCGAAAGAAGAGCAGGGAGCTCGAGCCTATCAGAGCTCGAAGAGTTAAGCCTGCTAGATTTCTCTGCTTCAAACTCTTTAGGAGGGCTTGAAAGTGGAAATTCCTTAAATGATCACCATGGTCAAATCCATGGGAATGAGATGATTGACACTGTAGTTCCACCAACCCCAGTCAACAGCTTGGTAGGTAGCCGCCCGCCCAGCAGTTGTGGGGTCAGGTTCTTCCCAGAAGATGTAGTTGAAAGAATCAATGGCCTTCAACACAAAGACAGTGTCTCATCATCCTTGTCAGAGACATGGGATGAACTTGGCTTTGACACACAAGGAACATTATCTTCAAGTGATAATATTGCCTGGAATAGGCTCAAAGACTCTGAGAGCCCCCAGAATATTGTCGAAGAAGTTAGAGGCAAAGACTCTCTTAGGGAcccaacagaaacagaaaggagAGAGGAGATCTTGAAGTTGGAGAATGCCCACCAGAAGGGAAAGAGCCTTGAACCCCAGCTTAGTCTGATAACTGAGCAAACTGAATCATATGGCAACTGGAACCCAGAGTCTATAGTAACAGATCAGTGGAACCCTGTTTCTTTGGCTGATCTACAACTAACACCACCAGAGGATGAAGTAACTAGAAAATGGAAAGCCAGTATCATTGCAGCAAAAGAAAGAACCTCATCTTTGTCAAGTAAGAAAACAATCCTAAACACTTTAACACCAGATACATCAAAAGAGGAAGACGAAGGGGTTCAAGGAAAAAAACGAGACCTACAGATGGAGGTCTTGGATTTCTGGACATACTCAGCTCAGAAGGGATTTCTCAAATCTGAAAGCAGAACCACCACATCTGTCCCTGAATCACTAGATATGTGGAATATGACAATCCGGGATGACAGTCTGTCACCTCTCACAACCCCCGACAACTTGTCCGAAAACTCAGGTTCCTTGTGTGGTCTGAATCCAAATATTAGGAGTGGCACATCCGTTGAAAGTCCAGTGGGATATGGTGGAATGGAGATGTGGAACACCACCATACAGGAAGACAGCTCTTCCACAGTAACAAGCCCAGAAGGACCTGAAAATGGAAAGGACCTTAGTTACATGGGATCCTTGGATGCCAGTGATTCTCTTGAGACACATGCGAGAAAACAAGTAGAAGACAAAGTTTTAGAGGAAGAAAGTGGCCCGTGTGCAGTAATTAATCAGACACTTGATGAAGTTGGGTGGAGAAGTAATGAACACAATGTGCAAATAGTCATAGAGGCTGTAGAAGGTGGAGCAGAGGGTGAAGAAACAGGGGACGATGACCTGCAGAGTGTTCAGAGCCAACAGTCCATCTCACAGAAATCGGCATCTGAAAAAGAGACTTCTTCCTACCAAGGTGTTGACATGTTGGACTTAACTGTCCAAGGCATGGTCACTTCCACCTCTGAATATGACAACGTAGGAGCTGGTACATGGAGCCTGACATCTTCCCCTGACACTTATGCTAGCCCCGTAGCAGACATGGTAGAGTTAGAGGGGGAATCCAGCCCTTTCATGGCTGTGGCCAAACCTATTCAGATAGATGAGAGGCAAATTCAATGTCAGGAGGCTGATCCGATGAGAAAAATCGAAGACAGAGCAGTAACAGATAGAGAGCAGCTGGCCAACCAAGTGTTCCTGTTTGAGGGAACTAGTGATTTGGGTCACATAACCAGGAGTTGGGGAAGTTCAGTTGAGAGTAAGTATGACAACAAAAGCAGAGCAGAATCAGAGGAGGTTGACTGGATAGAGCAACAGAATGATCGTTCCCCATTTGTTCTGGTGGACTCCTCCTACGTCACTCAGCAAATTTCAGAAAGTCCAGAGACAGCTGCTGATCAGTCAATCAAAATGGCCCACAATCAAGATGAGCCTGCTTTTGAAAGCCAATGGAGTGCGAACAAAGAGAGCAATGGAAATGTGGAGGGCAAAATAACACAAGCTGCATCTCTGAGCTCTAGCCCAGGTGTTGAgggagacacacaaaacagtccTGACAGTCTTCACACAGGTAGTCAAGATAAACATGGGTCCAGTTCTGACGGAGATTCATTCTCAGGCTTAGAAATGGAATACATTATTGTGTCTGGCACAGTGAAAGAAACCAAGAGAGAGTGGCATGATAGACCTAAACAAGCTGTCAGGCAATCAAAAGGAGCAAGAAAGATGGAGACGTTTAGCATGCTGTCCTATGCAGCCTCAGTACTGCAAAGTCAGGCCCAAAATGCACATCGAGATCACCAGGAGAACACACCGGAAAGCAGGCAAAGTGGTAGTGCAGATAAAGAGCAAAATCAAACCATCTTACCCACTCATCACCAAGCAAGTCTTGACAATGTCACTGAGTGCGACGTGGTGCCAGAAATAGTTAGATCTAGCCAATCAATAAGTCGCTCTGAAGGTTTTCATCACTCCGATTCAAGACAAACAGGTTTCAGTCAGTCacaaggagaagaaagaaactATGACAACGAATCCAGCTTTCCAGCCCGAAGTGTGTCTCCATCGTTAAGATATCCATCAGACCACTTCCTGAAAACCAGAGAGGAAGTTTATGTCCATTCACAGATCTCAATGGAAGATTCAGATGAGGGTGGTCACTCACCATCTGCACCTCCACCGTGTCCTGCTTCCTTGGGTGACTTGCAAGTATGGGGGGGTCAGCTAACGAGACAGGACACGTCTCAAACCACATCTGAACAACAATCCCCTGTACTCACCAACAGTTCGGTCTCCCACACCAGCTCTCTGATTGGCACCCCAGTAAGTGAACTGTGTACTTCTACTGACAAAGGACTTGGATTACCATTTTCTGGAGATTTAATGgaagaggaggaacaggaagagGAAACTGATCTGGAGCACATAAGCCTCCCAACATGGACTTCAGAAGTACAACATGAGGCAGAAGAGAGACAGCAGTTGGGATCTTCTGACCTGCTGAGTTTTACAGAGGAGCTGATTGGAGGTTCTTCATTTCAgcaaacagatttacaaacagGCCCAAACAGGGAGGAGTTTCTCCAAAACAGAGTGGATTACTACGATGGACAACCTATAAGGACTGATGATCGTGATAAGTGGTCTACTGAACAACAGAGTGGAGACTATGAAGAACCTCACGATAGTTATTCACCTGTTTTGAGGTaagcaaaacaccaaaaatcccATACTTAAGCCCTCTGCCCcaatgcagcagcagagatagaatttgtactgatatgcgatcaggaaaaatgtaaaagcatCTTTGCAGCAATTTTGCTTTTGTCCATTGTAGTATTTTTTGTTCTCAGGCTGCTAACAGAAAGTGAGTgaacagacacactcacacacctccCCTCACTTTCCCTTAGTTCTATAGTGGGTTTTTCAGTCTCTACAGTTTTCTCAGTACAGTCCATCAGAGGAATACTAGCATCACTGAACAGACTGTCAGCATCGAGCTAGAGGGCTCTCCAGAGGAACTGAGTCTGGTGatccatgtgtttgtgtgtgcatgtgtgttggaTGGATGACTGACGGAATGAATATCAGTGATAACAGGGATAGATTATGTGCTTGTAAATAATATGTAGTATACAGCATGTGTCAGAAAGAAACtaactgcatgtgtgtgtggggtttCTTGTGTTCAGCAAGAAGGTTTGATCTGCTGCTCTGCGTGTGTGTTTATAAATCTGTTTACGCCTCATTAAATATGCATTACCTGCCTCATTACAGCTGGAGCCCCACCATGGCTAATGGAAACAGCTCCCCTTGCTCTCTTACAaggtgtttgtgtgagtgtatgtATGCAACTTTGTGTGGGAGTGTATGCATATGTAATCGCCGGGGCAGCAGAGAATAAAAGTTGTCCATGTAGCTTCAACTTTACATTAGCAAAGAGTGCATGAGTTATTTATGCGCGTTTGTCTTTgtgtaattgtttttgtttttttaaatatactaTATGTAAAGAGGCTAGCGCTGTTGTCCCACAGCTAAAAGATCCCTGATTTGTGTCCCATGCTGGGGCTTGgaatctttctgtgtggagtttgcgtgttctgcCTGttcatacgtgggttttctctggtacttataaattgtctgtaggtgtgaatgtgagcgtgcttgtttgtctctatgtgtagccctgtgatagactgattacctgtccagaatgtcccctgccttcatcctgagtcagctaggatagactccagcccctccgcaaccctaatgaggattaagcgttTTATAGATAGTGGATGGGTGGATGTATATAAAGACTGTTTTTGATATCGCTGAAAATGGTTTTATATAAGTGAATGATTTTCAATATTAAGTTGTAGAGCAATAATcttatttcaatattttttgacagatttaaaCATTACTGCAAGAGTCCTGTGTAGTTTGTTTATCATCACTGAAAAACATACACAATGTATATACCCTCGAGGCCTAccaaatgtgtgtaaaaatatgcatttttgtctctcaaaaacaacaaaaaacacccctGCAATGCTTGTTTTATTGCAAGCGGTCTTCCTCTCCCCTGCTTTTGACAGGGCATTGCTGTGTTTTTTGGTGCATTGCTGCTACCCGTGGTTTCATAAAATAATGGTAGGAATTTGTAtcacctgtgtgtctgtgtgtatgcacggtggaagaaacaaaacagaagccAAACACTGCTCCAAAGTGCCACTAGCTATCAAAAATTCCACATTATTCTGTTAATATAACATTCAGATATTAAAgctgagggctgcacagtgaggtagtggttagcactttcgccttgcagcaagaagatccccggttcacgtcccggcctgggatctttctgcatgtgtgggttttctccaggtactctggtttcctcccacagtccctaaacatgctgaggttaattgattagtctaaattgcccatagttgtgagtgtgattgtttgtctatatatgtagccctgcgacagactggcaacctgtccagggtgtcccctgccttcacccgagtcagctgggattggctccagcaccccccgtagccctaatgaggattaagcggtgtatagagaatggatggatattaaaGCTCACTAGTCCATTAAACAAGCTGAAGAAATTGCATAATAAAAATTCCATTTTGCAAGTCACAAAGTGGTTTTAGTAAGAGTACACTGGGcgttttacagagtttgaatGTGCTTAAtgcatgaattaaagttgcacCCAAAAATGTTATACAGATGAATGAGATGGATAAATGTCAATGCACTCCATGTGTATATAATTCTTTCTGTATTTCACTCCCTCTTCTCTGGTCCCTGATCCCCTTTACCATGAAAGAGGACACCAAGATGTGACATCACAACCGTTGCCCCAGCCAACGAGTGAAAATGCTGCATA
Protein-coding regions in this window:
- the LOC110950830 gene encoding protein prune homolog 2-like isoform X8, producing MEEYLRRVQSRLGADVSEGPVHAVLGGPEPDVDTVAATLCLALHLSQKEPSGGVCVPVLCGRRFHTVLPEETVTYLQRVKICESLLLWRDDVDLVKLHHTGNLSLTLLREGLLDSSEYHTLESSILQVVHHDGQQGAGDDGALSVVTTVTGEILQEAAEHIRAALGEILGEALRLQRDAVWIKHGRQSSQLEELMSSLEQWSDVAAGQHDEDKLQDLMQLLTVELKEYSDGEMTIALTSLTTDKEDWHGYVDTLKSFTHSHGYDSLVVLLSICDTVHHPRQQVVVYSSNTDILNQICSELEESSSWSLSGELDPSEGLQVYHIPINTSASSGTPPLLEEEIRGILQDFIDRRSSVLACHPSSRTSSTEGVAGSVEFSQGSSGINDMDGSDIERTDGGNGDVVAIARVMADAEEDTGGVGVSAGGELVSPDSGMTTIRSSRSSKESSVFLSDDSPVGEVIAGGGPAAGPVGLFLRNPSPLGLSSLSPPVPPERRKHRSSRNRSDNFDLFSFDPLHSSEHSMPTGGELPHSGDRGDEGERRAGSSSLSELEELSLLDFSASNSLGGLESGNSLNDHHGQIHGNEMIDTVVPPTPVNSLVGSRPPSSCGVRFFPEDVVERINGLQHKDSVSSSLSETWDELGFDTQGTLSSSDNIAWNRLKDSESPQNIVEEVRGKDSLRDPTETERREEILKLENAHQKGKSLEPQLSLITEQTESYGNWNPESIVTDQWNPVSLADLQLTPPEDEVTRKWKASIIAAKERTSSLSSKKTILNTLTPDTSKEEDEGVQGKKRDLQMEVLDFWTYSAQKGFLKSESRTTTSVPESLDMWNMTIRDDSLSPLTTPDNLSENSGSLCGLNPNIRSGTSVESPVGYGGMEMWNTTIQEDSSSTVTSPEGPENGKDLSYMGSLDASDSLETHARKQVEDKVLEEESGPCAVINQTLDEVGWRSNEHNVQIVIEAVEGGAEGEETGDDDLQSVQSQQSISQKSASEKETSSYQGVDMLDLTVQGMVTSTSEYDNVGAGTWSLTSSPDTYASPVADMVELEGESSPFMAVAKPIQIDERQIQCQEADPMRKIEDRAVTDREQLANQVFLFEGTSDLGHITRSWGSSVESKYDNKSRAESEEVDWIEQQNDRSPFVLVDSSYVTQQISESPETAADQSIKMAHNQDEPAFESQWSANKESNGNVEGKITQAASLSSSPGVEGDTQNSPDSLHTGSQDKHGSSSDGDSFSGLEMEYIIVSGTVKETKREWHDRPKQAVRQSKGARKMETFSMLSYAASVLQSQAQNAHRDHQENTPESRQSGSADKEQNQTILPTHHQASLDNVTECDVVPEIVRSSQSISRSEGFHHSDSRQTGFSQSQGEERNYDNESSFPARSVSPSLRYPSDHFLKTREEVYVHSQISMEDSDEGGHSPSAPPPCPASLGDLQVWGGQLTRQDTSQTTSEQQSPVLTNSSVSHTSSLIGTPVSELCTSTDKGLGLPFSGDLMEEEEQEEETDLEHISLPTWTSEVQHEAEERQQLGSSDLLSFTEELIGGSSFQQTDLQTGPNREEFLQNRVDYYDGQPIRTDDRDKWSTEQQSGDYEEPHDSYSPVLRHSQQGAGAAEMMMKMASSEEAADEEDDRQADISGGSNQRRKLAAPPMSVSLDHSEGSLLSEDALDTEDDGLDTGDDLDVNIDEMDTPDEADSLEFNRHEDSEESNLGAGAASSDPIAGHRAAEESSDSRLWRSVVIGEQEHRIDMKCIEPFKRVISHGGYYAEQNAIIVFAACFLPDSDCDNYNYVMENLFLYVISTLELMVAEDYMIVYLNGATPRRRMPGFTWMKRCYQMIDRRLKKNLKMFIIVHPSWFIRTLLGITRPFISSKFSSKIKYVNSLRELGEIIPMEYVHIPPSIIKYDEERAIHKFACMRLDTDLQDTAAK
- the LOC110950830 gene encoding protein prune homolog 2-like isoform X2; amino-acid sequence: MEEYLRRVQSRLGADVSEGPVHAVLGGPEPDVDTVAATLCLALHLSQKEPSGGVCVPVLCGRRFHTVLPEETVTYLQRVKICESLLLWRDDVDLVKLHHTGNLSLTLLREGLLDSSEYHTLESSILQVVHHDGQQGAGDDGALSVVTTVTGEILQEAAEHIRAALGEILGEALRLQRDAVWIKHGRQSSQLEELMSSLEQWSDVAAGQHDEDKLQDLMQLLTVELKEYSDGEMTIALTSLTTDKEDWHGYVDTLKSFTHSHGYDSLVVLLSICDTVHHPRQQVVVYSSNTDILNQICSELEESSSWSLSGELDPSEGLQVYHIPINTSASSGTPPLLEEEIRGILQDFIDRRSSVLACHPSSRTSSTEGVAGSVEFSQGSSGINDMDGSDIERTDGGNGDVVAIARVMADAEEDTGGVGVSAGGELVSPDSGMTTIRSSRSSKESSVFLSDDSPVGEVIAGGGPAAGPVGLFLRNPSPLGLSSLSPPVPPERRKHRSSRNRSDNFDLFSFDPLHSSEHSMPTGGELPHSGDRGDEGERRAGSSSLSELEELSLLDFSASNSLGGLESGNSLNDHHGQIHGNEMIDTVVPPTPVNSLVGSRPPSSCGVRFFPEDVVERINGLQHKDSVSSSLSETWDELGFDTQGTLSSSDNIAWNRLKDSESPQNIVEEVRGKDSLRDPTETERREEILKLENAHQKGKSLEPQLSLITEQTESYGNWNPESIVTDQWNPVSLADLQLTPPEDEVTRKWKASIIAAKERTSSLSSKKTILNTLTPDTSKEEDEGVQGKKRDLQMEVLDFWTYSAQKGFLKSESRTTTSVPESLDMWNMTIRDDSLSPLTTPDNLSENSGSLCGLNPNIRSGTSVESPVGYGGMEMWNTTIQEDSSSTVTSPEGPENGKDLSYMGSLDASDSLETHARKQVEDKVLEEESGPCAVINQTLDEVGWRSNEHNVQIVIEAVEGGAEGEETGDDDLQSVQSQQSISQKSASEKETSSYQGVDMLDLTVQGMVTSTSEYDNVGAGTWSLTSSPDTYASPVADMVELEGESSPFMAVAKPIQIDERQIQCQEADPMRKIEDRAVTDREQLANQVFLFEGTSDLGHITRSWGSSVESKYDNKSRAESEEVDWIEQQNDRSPFVLVDSSYVTQQISESPETAADQSIKMAHNQDEPAFESQWSANKESNGNVEGKITQAASLSSSPGVEGDTQNSPDSLHTGSQDKHGSSSDGDSFSGLEMEYIIVSGTVKETKREWHDRPKQAVRQSKGARKMETFSMLSYAASVLQSQAQNAHRDHQENTPESRQSGSADKEQNQTILPTHHQASLDNVTECDVVPEIVRSSQSISRSEGFHHSDSRQTGFSQSQGEERNYDNESSFPARSVSPSLRYPSDHFLKTREEVYVHSQISMEDSDEGGHSPSAPPPCPASLGDLQVWGGQLTRQDTSQTTSEQQSPVLTNSSVSHTSSLIGTPVSELCTSTDKGLGLPFSGDLMEEEEQEEETDLEHISLPTWTSEVQHEAEERQQLGSSDLLSFTEELIGGSSFQQTDLQTGPNREEFLQNRVDYYDGQPIRTDDRDKWSTEQQSGDYEEPHDSYSPVLRGHQDVTSQPLPQPTSENAAYQWTASQNATQGQTQYGYNYHHIDQRTENQCTYPACADTKSSSHQNTTDVYAEFTTNAAAVQYRSEQTENYFEAGINSQYSLDEAGFQCRYVAESQYVAESTSELQYSQDNAAGQSQYESDHAHYQIDGQPFYQSDVHSEREDHARYVPEGYVHFLLSRHSQQGAGAAEMMMKMASSEEAADEEDDRQADISGGSNQRRKLAAPPMSVSLDHSEGSLLSEDALDTEDDGLDTGDDLDVNIDEMDTPDEADSLEFNRHEDSEESNLGAGAASSDPIAGHRAAEESSDSRLWRSVVIGEQEHRIDMKCIEPFKRVISHGGYYAEQNAIIVFAACFLPDSDCDNYNYVMENLFLYVISTLELMVAEDYMIVYLNGATPRRRMPGFTWMKRCYQMIDRRLKKNLKMFIIVHPSWFIRTLLGITRPFISSKFSSKIKYVNSLRELGEIIPMEYVHIPPSIIKYDEERAIHKFACMRLDTDLQDTAAK
- the LOC110950830 gene encoding protein prune homolog 2-like isoform X3 yields the protein MEEYLRRVQSRLGADVSEGPVHAVLGGPEPDVDTVAATLCLALHLSQKEPSGGVCVPVLCGRRFHTVLPEETVTYLQRVKICESLLLWRDDVDLVKLHHTGNLSLTLLREGLLDSSEYHTLESSILQVVHHDGQQGAGDDGALSVVTTVTGEILQEAAEHIRAALGEILGEALRLQRDAVWIKHGRQSSQLEELMSSLEQWSDVAAGQHDEDKLQDLMQLLTVELKEYSDGEMTIALTSLTTDKEDWHGYVDTLKSFTHSHGYDSLVVLLSICDTVHHPRQQVVVYSSNTDILNQICSELEESSSWSLSGELDPSEGLQVYHIPINTSASSGTPPLLEEEIRGILQDFIDRRSSVLACHPSSRTSSTEGVAGSVEFSQGSSGINDMDGSDIERTDGGNGDVVAIARVMADAEEDTGGVGVSAGGELVSPDSGMTTIRSSRSSKESSVFLSDDSPVGEVIAGGGPAAGPVGLFLRNPSPLGLSSLSPPVPPERRKHRSSRNRSDNFDLFSFDPLHSSEHSMPTGGELPHSGDRGDEGERRAGSSSLSELEELSLLDFSASNSLGGLESGNSLNDHHGQIHGNEMIDTVVPPTPVNSLVGSRPPSSCGVRFFPEDVVERINGLQHKDSVSSSLSETWDELGFDTQGTLSSSDNIAWNRLKDSESPQNIVEEVRGKDSLRDPTETERREEILKLENAHQKGKSLEPQLSLITEQTESYGNWNPESIVTDQWNPVSLADLQLTPPEDEVTRKWKASIIAAKERTSSLSSKKTILNTLTPDTSKEEDEGVQGKKRDLQMEVLDFWTYSAQKGFLKSESRTTTSVPESLDMWNMTIRDDSLSPLTTPDNLSENSGSLCGLNPNIRSGTSVESPVGYGGMEMWNTTIQEDSSSTVTSPEGPENGKDLSYMGSLDASDSLETHARKQVEDKVLEEESGPCAVINQTLDEVGWRSNEHNVQIVIEAVEGGAEGEETGDDDLQSVQSQQSISQKSASEKETSSYQGVDMLDLTVQGMVTSTSEYDNVGAGTWSLTSSPDTYASPVADMVELEGESSPFMAVAKPIQIDERQIQCQEADPMRKIEDRAVTDREQLANQVFLFEGTSDLGHITRSWGSSVESKYDNKSRAESEEVDWIEQQNDRSPFVLVDSSYVTQQISESPETAADQSIKMAHNQDEPAFESQWSANKESNGNVEGKITQAASLSSSPGVEGDTQNSPDSLHTGSQDKHGSSSDGDSFSGLEMEYIIVSGTVKETKREWHDRPKQAVRQSKGARKMETFSMLSYAASVLQSQAQNAHRDHQENTPESRQSGSADKEQNQTILPTHHQASLDNVTECDVVPEIVRSSQSISRSEGFHHSDSRQTGFSQSQGEERNYDNESSFPARSVSPSLRYPSDHFLKTREEVYVHSQISMEDSDEGGHSPSAPPPCPASLGDLQVWGGQLTRQDTSQTTSEQQSPVLTNSSVSHTSSLIGTPVSELCTSTDKGLGLPFSGDLMEEEEQEEETDLEHISLPTWTSEVQHEAEERQQLGSSDLLSFTEELIGGSSFQQTDLQTGPNREEFLQNRVDYYDGQPIRTDDRDKWSTEQQSGDYEEPHDSYSPVLRGHQDVTSQPLPQPTSENAAYQWTASQNATQGQTQYGYNYHHIDQRTENQCTYPACADTKSSSHQNTTDVYAEFTTNAAAVQYRSEQTENYFEAGINSQYSLDEAGFQCRYVAESQYVAESTSELQYSQDNAAGQSQYESDHAHYQIDGQPFYQSDVHSEREDHARYVPEGYVHFLLSRHSQQGAGAAEMMMKMASSEEAADEEDDRQDISGGSNQRRKLAAPPMSVSLDHSEGSLLSEDALDTEDDGLDTGDDLDVNIDEMDTPDEADSLEFNRHEDSEESNLGAGAASSDPIAGHRAAEESSDSRLWRSVVIGEQEHRIDMKCIEPFKRVISHGGYYAEQNAIIVFAACFLPDSDCDNYNYVMENLFLYVISTLELMVAEDYMIVYLNGATPRRRMPGFTWMKRCYQMIDRRLKKNLKMFIIVHPSWFIRTLLGITRPFISSKFSSKIKYVNSLRELGEIIPMEYVHIPPSIIKYDEERAIHKFACMRLDTDLQDTAAK